In one Trichlorobacter lovleyi SZ genomic region, the following are encoded:
- a CDS encoding 6-phosphofructokinase — protein sequence MSKRMKICINTGGGDAPGLNAVIEAVTMAAYNRQWEVYGIKSGYTGLLNTDEIIRLTPEKVDGIASVGGTILGTTNKGNPFSMPVCNALGECELRDVSDKVMENFKRLRFDALVAVGGDGSLEIAHRFAEKGMPVVGVPKTIDNDMGGTVITFGFDTAVSIATEAIDRLHSTAKSHDRIMVVEVMGRNAGFIALNSGISGNADVILIPEIPFDIEKVCDKLMENELNGRKYAIVVVAEGAIPKGGDVVIKGEAEGGRQHVVLGGIADYVAKEISKRTGKDSRSMVLGHLQRGGSPTTFDRLLSLRFGAAAVRAIEAGKFDHMVALKSPDIALVPLEEALGIQKRVDVNGDTVLTARDIGICFGD from the coding sequence ATGTCAAAACGGATGAAGATCTGCATCAACACCGGCGGCGGTGACGCACCGGGTCTGAACGCCGTTATCGAAGCAGTTACCATGGCTGCCTACAACCGCCAGTGGGAAGTCTACGGCATCAAGTCCGGTTATACCGGTCTGCTGAACACCGACGAGATCATCCGCCTGACCCCGGAAAAGGTGGACGGCATTGCCAGCGTAGGCGGCACCATTCTGGGTACCACCAACAAGGGCAACCCCTTTTCCATGCCGGTCTGCAACGCTCTCGGCGAATGTGAGCTGCGCGACGTCTCTGACAAGGTCATGGAAAATTTCAAGCGGCTCCGTTTTGATGCACTGGTAGCGGTTGGCGGAGACGGCAGTCTGGAGATCGCCCACCGGTTTGCAGAAAAAGGGATGCCGGTGGTGGGGGTGCCCAAGACCATTGATAATGACATGGGTGGCACCGTGATCACCTTTGGTTTTGATACAGCGGTCAGTATTGCCACCGAGGCGATTGATCGCCTGCACTCCACGGCCAAATCCCATGACCGGATCATGGTGGTGGAGGTAATGGGACGCAATGCCGGCTTCATCGCCCTGAACAGCGGTATTTCCGGTAATGCCGATGTAATCCTGATTCCTGAGATCCCCTTTGATATTGAAAAGGTCTGCGACAAGCTGATGGAGAACGAGCTGAATGGCCGCAAATACGCCATTGTGGTGGTGGCCGAGGGGGCCATACCCAAGGGCGGCGATGTAGTCATCAAAGGCGAGGCAGAAGGCGGCCGTCAGCATGTGGTGCTGGGCGGCATTGCCGACTATGTGGCCAAAGAGATCAGCAAGCGCACCGGCAAAGACTCCCGCTCCATGGTGCTGGGGCACCTGCAGCGTGGCGGTTCCCCCACCACCTTCGACCGGCTGCTCTCCCTGCGTTTCGGCGCAGCTGCGGTGCGGGCCATTGAAGCGGGCAAGTTTGACCATATGGTAGCGCTTAAATCACCGGATATCGCCCTGGTACCGCTGGAAGAGGCACTGGGCATTCAGAAACGGGTGGATGTCAACGGCGACACCGTGCTGACCGCACGGGATATCGGGATCTGTTTCGGGGATTAA
- a CDS encoding glycogen/starch/alpha-glucan phosphorylase — protein sequence MDQVAQPSVKDLQKSFIYHLQHTLVKDKYSATKADMYLALAYAVRDLLATRWLDTQQSYYLKDAKRVYYISMEFLMGRTLGNALINLGVMEEWDMALKELGLSIEELQEVEWDAGLGNGGLGRLAACFLDSMASMQLPAYGYGIRYEYGMFYQKIVDGGQHEVPDNWLRYQNPWEFDRQEHLHPIRFEGRVVEFTDRDGSKRFSWVDYYEVMALAYDFPVPGYKNNTVNTMRLWSAKASRDFDLNFFNQGNYIGSVESKMKTENISKVLYPADHMLEGKELRLRQEYFLASATVQDILYRFAKKHDNLTELPDQVAIQLNDTHPVLAIPELMRILIDERKLTWEAAWEITTKTFAYTNHTILQEALEKWPVPMVSRLLPRHLLIIFEINRRFLEEVASRFPGDTARLQRMSIIDDSGEKQVRMAHLAIVASHSINGVSALHSEILKDDLFHDFYEVWPERFNNKTNGITQRRWLKHCNPYLADLISEAIGDKWTTDLDELQNLRPLAEDSEFRRRWMDIKRMNKQRLADHIYQRNCIQISPDSLFDCQTKRIHEYKRQLLNILQVVARYNRLKEYPGLELPPRTVIFGGKAAPSYSAAKLIIKLINSVGSVINNDPAVNQQLKVAFLANYSVSLAEKIFPAADLSEQISTAGTEASGTGNMKYALNGALTIGTLDGANIEIMEEVGKDNIFIFGLTTPQAVGLRSSGYRPQDYYYQLPELKTVLDQISSGMFSPGNPGLFRPLVDNLLNSDYYLLLADFDAYMDAQADVDRLYMIPDEWARKSILNTAGMGKFSSDRTIGEYARDIWGIKPQPVEHKGIHHW from the coding sequence ATGGACCAGGTAGCACAGCCAAGCGTCAAGGATCTGCAGAAATCATTCATCTACCACCTGCAGCACACCCTGGTGAAAGACAAATATTCCGCCACCAAGGCCGACATGTACCTGGCGCTGGCCTATGCCGTGCGGGACCTGCTGGCAACCCGCTGGCTGGACACCCAGCAGTCCTACTACCTCAAGGACGCCAAACGGGTCTACTACATCTCGATGGAATTCCTGATGGGACGCACCCTGGGTAATGCCCTGATCAACCTGGGGGTCATGGAGGAATGGGATATGGCCCTGAAGGAGCTGGGGCTGAGCATCGAAGAGCTGCAGGAGGTGGAATGGGATGCCGGTCTGGGCAACGGGGGCCTCGGACGTCTTGCCGCCTGTTTCCTTGATTCCATGGCCTCGATGCAGCTGCCGGCCTACGGCTACGGTATCCGCTATGAGTACGGCATGTTCTACCAGAAGATCGTGGATGGCGGCCAGCATGAGGTGCCGGACAACTGGCTGCGCTACCAGAACCCCTGGGAATTTGACCGCCAGGAGCACCTGCACCCGATCCGCTTTGAAGGACGGGTGGTGGAGTTTACCGACCGTGATGGGTCAAAACGTTTTTCCTGGGTGGACTACTACGAGGTCATGGCACTGGCCTATGATTTCCCGGTGCCGGGCTACAAGAACAACACGGTCAACACCATGCGGCTCTGGAGCGCCAAGGCCAGCCGGGATTTTGACCTAAACTTCTTCAACCAGGGCAACTACATCGGTTCGGTTGAGTCCAAGATGAAGACCGAGAACATCTCCAAGGTACTCTACCCGGCCGACCATATGCTGGAGGGCAAGGAGTTGCGTCTACGGCAGGAATACTTCCTGGCATCAGCCACGGTGCAGGATATCCTCTACCGCTTTGCCAAGAAGCATGACAACCTGACAGAACTGCCGGATCAGGTGGCGATCCAGCTGAACGACACCCATCCGGTGCTGGCCATCCCGGAGCTGATGCGGATCCTGATTGATGAAAGAAAACTGACCTGGGAGGCTGCCTGGGAGATCACCACCAAGACCTTTGCCTACACCAACCACACCATCCTGCAGGAGGCGCTGGAAAAATGGCCGGTGCCGATGGTCAGCCGCCTGCTGCCGCGTCACCTGCTGATCATCTTCGAGATCAACCGCCGCTTCCTGGAAGAGGTGGCGAGCCGCTTTCCCGGCGATACCGCCCGCCTGCAACGGATGTCGATCATTGACGACAGCGGTGAGAAGCAGGTACGGATGGCCCACCTGGCCATTGTTGCCAGCCATTCCATCAACGGTGTCTCAGCCCTGCACAGCGAGATCCTCAAGGATGATCTGTTCCACGACTTCTACGAGGTCTGGCCGGAGCGTTTCAACAACAAGACCAACGGCATCACTCAACGCCGCTGGCTAAAGCACTGCAACCCCTATCTGGCCGACCTGATCAGCGAGGCGATCGGCGATAAGTGGACCACCGACCTGGATGAACTGCAGAACCTGAGGCCACTGGCAGAAGACAGCGAGTTCCGCAGACGCTGGATGGATATCAAGCGGATGAACAAACAGCGGCTGGCCGATCATATCTACCAACGCAACTGCATTCAGATCTCGCCGGACTCCCTGTTTGACTGCCAGACCAAACGGATCCACGAATACAAGCGCCAGCTGCTGAACATCCTGCAGGTGGTTGCCCGCTACAACCGGCTCAAGGAGTATCCCGGCCTGGAGCTGCCGCCCCGCACCGTGATCTTTGGCGGCAAGGCTGCCCCCTCCTACAGCGCGGCCAAACTGATCATCAAACTGATCAACTCGGTCGGCAGCGTAATCAATAACGACCCGGCGGTCAATCAGCAGCTGAAGGTGGCGTTCCTGGCCAACTACAGCGTCTCGCTGGCAGAAAAGATCTTCCCGGCGGCCGACCTCTCCGAACAGATCTCCACTGCCGGCACCGAGGCCTCCGGCACCGGCAACATGAAGTATGCCCTGAACGGCGCCCTGACCATCGGCACCCTGGATGGTGCCAACATCGAGATCATGGAAGAGGTGGGCAAGGACAACATCTTCATCTTCGGCCTGACCACCCCGCAGGCAGTGGGGCTGCGCTCATCCGGCTACCGCCCCCAGGATTACTACTACCAGCTGCCCGAGCTGAAGACCGTACTGGATCAGATCTCATCCGGCATGTTCTCACCGGGCAACCCGGGCCTGTTCCGCCCGCTGGTGGACAACCTGCTGAACAGCGACTACTACCTGTTGCTGGCTGACTTTGACGCCTACATGGATGCCCAGGCCGATGTGGACCGGCTCTACATGATACCGGATGAGTGGGCCAGAAAATCGATCCTGAACACCGCCGGCATGGGCAAATTCTCCAGTGACCGCACCATTGGCGAGTATGCCCGTGACATCTGGGGCATCAAGCCCCAGCCGGTGGAACACAAAGGGATCCACCACTGGTAA
- a CDS encoding substrate-binding domain-containing protein, which translates to MNFYLVKRFVTAMALTLIAGTAFAEDIRIGAGAAPTENILKPIRAAFEKASGIILNTISNGPKQAFIELEKGAVDAAAAGLALDDWWALLKKEGVAVANPGAYQGQVIGKDRVVVITHKDNRISALSKEQLQGIFSGKTQNWKDVGGKDMPILIVWGSLIPGTNSMFSKVALGGTTVTKEVLDATTAEDVKDKVKSNPEAIGIGPAAIIDDSIWSPKSPEVARDITLLTKGAPSAKVQKLLGFIKGDGAKLIK; encoded by the coding sequence ATGAATTTTTATCTTGTGAAACGATTCGTCACCGCCATGGCACTCACCCTTATTGCCGGCACCGCCTTTGCTGAAGATATCCGCATCGGGGCCGGGGCAGCCCCGACCGAAAACATCCTGAAGCCGATCCGGGCCGCATTTGAAAAGGCCAGCGGCATTATCCTCAACACCATCTCCAACGGCCCCAAACAAGCCTTTATCGAACTCGAAAAAGGGGCTGTGGATGCAGCCGCAGCAGGGCTGGCTCTGGATGACTGGTGGGCGCTGCTCAAGAAAGAGGGAGTCGCGGTAGCAAACCCCGGCGCCTATCAGGGACAGGTAATCGGCAAAGACCGCGTGGTGGTCATCACCCACAAAGACAACAGAATTTCCGCCCTTTCCAAAGAGCAGCTGCAGGGGATCTTCAGCGGCAAGACCCAGAACTGGAAGGATGTCGGCGGCAAAGACATGCCGATTCTGATTGTCTGGGGCAGCCTGATTCCCGGCACCAACAGCATGTTCAGCAAGGTCGCCCTGGGCGGCACCACGGTCACCAAAGAGGTGCTTGATGCAACCACGGCCGAAGATGTCAAGGACAAGGTCAAGAGCAACCCTGAGGCGATCGGCATCGGACCGGCAGCCATTATTGACGACAGCATCTGGTCACCCAAATCACCGGAAGTTGCCCGCGATATCACCCTGCTCACCAAGGGTGCTCCCTCAGCCAAGGTTCAGAAGCTGCTGGGATTCATCAAGGGTGATGGCGCTAAGCTGATCAAGTAA
- a CDS encoding helix-turn-helix domain-containing protein produces the protein MPPRRTNRTPEEIRAEKEALYADLVAARLTLGQATRRMRRIVGMNQKEYAEKVLKIYPRVLMEIERDRGNPTLETLEKIAAPFGLTIGFVTKQRSNAVKPH, from the coding sequence ATGCCGCCCAGACGTACCAACAGGACACCGGAAGAAATTCGCGCTGAAAAAGAGGCACTCTATGCCGACCTTGTAGCCGCCCGTCTGACTCTGGGACAGGCCACACGCCGTATGCGGCGTATTGTTGGCATGAACCAGAAGGAATATGCGGAAAAGGTACTTAAGATATACCCCAGGGTGTTGATGGAGATTGAACGTGACCGTGGCAATCCAACCCTTGAGACATTGGAGAAAATTGCTGCCCCGTTCGGCCTGACCATCGGTTTTGTCACAAAACAACGTAGCAATGCTGTCAAACCGCACTGA
- a CDS encoding type II toxin-antitoxin system HipA family toxin → MNVTIELYIDYRWQTVGRFSPDKNTLELGIAGSGVFEYEIDYTVERLDNQPQWRSGLNYPVSFELFRSDRWPAFLLDIMPSGAGRRVWLRRLELQDRASADWELLCRGSGNPPGNMRIAEAVIPSPEQRHPGFSRDDIITRHADFIEYAEQRGAVVTGATDVQGDAPKFLVCRDRNLRWHPDGSLPDSELLDCWLVKFPRGRSDADRTVLRNEAPYLEVARRFGLRVAQPLEFCNDTLFIPRFDRTVTDAGVQRHGFETLSSVTGIAEFGKRGDHGLFCAAIARYADQPQNEITEYLRRDILNCALRNTDNHGRNTALFKLADARVQLTPLYDFAPMFLDPEGIPRSSRWANELEAAIGRPDWDAIISTLSGVIDADILRSTLHRDADTVARLPETMSACGVEASVIERLTQRCNEIAADLRTLKG, encoded by the coding sequence ATGAATGTCACCATTGAACTCTATATCGACTACCGCTGGCAAACGGTTGGCCGTTTTTCACCCGATAAAAACACCCTTGAGTTGGGCATTGCCGGAAGCGGTGTGTTTGAATACGAGATCGACTACACCGTAGAAAGACTGGACAACCAGCCCCAGTGGCGTTCGGGTCTCAACTACCCGGTTTCTTTTGAGCTATTCAGAAGTGATCGTTGGCCGGCATTTTTGCTGGATATCATGCCATCCGGCGCAGGTCGAAGGGTTTGGCTACGACGACTGGAACTCCAGGATAGAGCCAGTGCCGATTGGGAGTTGCTCTGCCGGGGAAGTGGCAATCCTCCAGGCAACATGCGGATTGCAGAGGCGGTAATCCCTTCGCCTGAACAACGGCATCCCGGTTTCAGCCGTGACGACATTATCACCCGACATGCCGATTTCATAGAATATGCCGAACAGAGGGGAGCGGTGGTAACCGGTGCAACTGATGTACAGGGAGACGCCCCAAAGTTTCTGGTCTGCCGCGACCGCAACCTGCGCTGGCACCCGGATGGGAGCCTGCCGGACAGTGAGTTGCTGGACTGCTGGCTGGTAAAATTTCCGCGGGGCAGGAGCGATGCCGACCGGACCGTGTTGCGCAATGAAGCCCCTTACCTTGAAGTGGCCCGTCGTTTTGGTTTACGGGTTGCCCAACCGCTTGAGTTCTGTAACGACACCCTGTTTATCCCCCGTTTTGACCGTACCGTCACCGATGCCGGAGTACAACGACACGGCTTTGAGACCCTTTCATCAGTTACAGGGATTGCCGAGTTCGGCAAACGGGGAGACCATGGTCTCTTTTGCGCAGCCATTGCCCGCTACGCTGATCAGCCACAAAATGAAATCACCGAATACCTCCGCCGTGACATACTCAACTGCGCCTTGCGCAATACCGACAACCACGGCCGCAACACTGCTCTGTTCAAGCTGGCAGACGCCAGAGTGCAACTCACACCGTTGTACGATTTTGCACCGATGTTCCTTGACCCGGAGGGGATACCGCGCAGCTCCCGCTGGGCTAATGAACTTGAAGCAGCCATTGGCCGTCCTGACTGGGACGCTATCATCTCCACGCTGTCCGGCGTTATTGACGCTGACATTCTGCGCAGTACGTTGCACCGCGATGCCGATACCGTTGCCCGTTTACCGGAAACCATGTCTGCCTGCGGTGTGGAAGCCAGCGTCATTGAACGGTTAACCCAGCGTTGCAACGAGATTGCCGCCGACCTGCGGACCTTGAAGGGATAG
- a CDS encoding IS5-like element ISGlo5 family transposase, producing MRGTDVQNEALFAYVTPESFVPKDHPLRAIRSMADQALSEMSPLFDSMYADSGRSSIAPEKLLKAQLLMILFSIRSNRQLVEQIRYNFLYRWFLGMGLDDEIWDHSSFTKNHERLIGSDVAAEFLSRILAQAERKRLLSREHFTVDGTLIEAWASIKSFKPKDGPPSAGGGKNKSVDFKGKQLKNDTHSSSTDPNARLYRKGNTKEAKLCYQGHTLMENRNGLIVKTSVTTATGTGEREAAKAMIRQLPRTTRRITVGADKGYDTEGFVKELRQINVTPHVAQNNTRRKSGIDGRTTAHPNYSISQRIRKRIEEGFGWMKTIGRLRKTMYRGIEKIAWQLDLHAAAYNLVRMKNLGLGVT from the coding sequence ATGCGCGGAACTGATGTCCAGAATGAAGCTCTTTTTGCCTATGTGACGCCTGAGTCATTTGTACCCAAGGATCATCCCCTGCGTGCTATTCGCAGTATGGCTGATCAGGCACTTTCCGAGATGAGCCCGCTCTTTGACAGCATGTATGCCGATTCCGGTCGTTCTTCCATTGCCCCGGAGAAGCTGCTGAAAGCACAACTGCTGATGATACTGTTCAGCATCCGCAGTAACCGGCAACTGGTAGAGCAGATCCGCTACAACTTCCTGTACCGCTGGTTCCTTGGCATGGGACTGGATGATGAAATCTGGGATCACTCCAGCTTCACTAAGAACCATGAACGGTTAATTGGCTCTGATGTGGCCGCAGAGTTTCTATCCCGTATCCTTGCTCAGGCAGAGCGCAAGCGTCTCCTGTCCCGAGAGCACTTCACCGTTGACGGCACCTTGATTGAGGCATGGGCCTCCATCAAGAGCTTCAAGCCCAAAGACGGTCCGCCATCTGCCGGTGGTGGCAAAAATAAATCAGTTGATTTCAAAGGCAAACAACTCAAAAACGACACTCATTCTTCCAGCACTGATCCAAACGCCAGACTGTACCGCAAGGGCAACACCAAAGAGGCCAAGCTCTGCTACCAGGGACACACCTTGATGGAGAATAGAAACGGTCTGATCGTCAAGACCAGCGTCACCACGGCAACCGGTACCGGAGAGCGTGAAGCCGCCAAGGCCATGATCAGACAATTGCCTCGTACTACCCGGCGTATCACCGTCGGTGCAGACAAAGGATACGACACCGAAGGCTTTGTCAAAGAGCTCAGGCAAATCAACGTCACGCCGCATGTGGCTCAGAACAACACCAGAAGGAAATCAGGCATTGATGGCAGAACCACCGCTCATCCGAATTACAGCATAAGCCAAAGGATCAGAAAACGGATCGAGGAAGGCTTTGGCTGGATGAAGACCATCGGCAGACTGAGAAAGACCATGTATCGAGGCATTGAGAAGATTGCCTGGCAGCTTGATCTCCATGCAGCGGCCTACAACCTGGTACGCATGAAAAACCTGGGGCTCGGTGTCACCTGA
- a CDS encoding methyl-accepting chemotaxis protein → MTIKTKLTLNIVIVLAIVATVVVTSIFGMRFISGKLSYLTQKSTPYQMRTLEFQREIQGATATLFKINTAATPQELQSFKTEAEKALGEVKSSQVQLESLTAGGARLDTHESLRTVATELFDISAGKLKAQDDAAKAAVDLNRRMAEATAKLRQLDSKIRTLQGNRTGAFSNALDESGKISSRLRGVEAARLQLKDLQLAFYEVQHAQKRPTLLIARGKVNAAINKLNQNDHLKTTKGAAAEIKLLADRLDELQKLQGNWLSQKDEATKGKVEALSREISEKLNSLSLSIEQDAILAGEKYAAEAARQGTMFGQSNQANSILIANSELMSQGLAIEAGSARLFTLKSIPEIDAATPAIRADFAKAARSIAMLEKDLNKLGVKGELQMLRSAAAALTGIQGMLLSDSGIVATLKKRFEMEQKAVQSALKLRDIVIKQAEKGKESVSAARGEQEKAIASVNKIVKTSITLLVIISIAAAVAGTVIGAWVFKSVSSPLAQLITVSDHVAGGDLKEVQLRSTKDEFGKVLSSMGAMVTNLREMAGKISNSTATVANSADELANTARELETDSTSQTSQIEQSVTAMTEMVQTIQDVSQNALATSDAAGRMKSLATEGKQALDLTSRELFAFAEVVKQSVARVEALGERSAAINEIVNMIKDIADQTNLLALNAAIEAARAGDSGRGFAVVADSVRQLSQRTTESADEIAATVKGMQVEVSSSITSMQHERQAIDKIVAAVDSTQAAMEQIVGNVEQVFEMVQTIATATEEQSATAEDVNRSMLAIHQITGKLSNSVEQIKQTSEAFDQLAHELQQMVGWFKL, encoded by the coding sequence ATGACCATTAAGACCAAACTCACCCTTAATATTGTCATTGTGCTGGCCATCGTGGCAACCGTGGTGGTGACCAGCATCTTCGGGATGCGCTTCATCAGCGGTAAGCTTTCCTACCTGACCCAGAAAAGCACGCCCTACCAGATGCGGACCCTGGAGTTCCAGCGGGAGATTCAGGGGGCCACCGCCACCCTGTTCAAGATCAACACCGCTGCAACTCCCCAAGAGCTGCAGAGTTTTAAGACAGAGGCAGAAAAGGCGCTGGGAGAGGTCAAGTCTTCACAGGTACAACTGGAAAGCCTGACAGCAGGTGGGGCCAGACTGGACACCCACGAATCGTTGCGCACAGTTGCAACAGAACTGTTTGACATTTCGGCCGGCAAGCTGAAGGCGCAGGATGACGCGGCCAAGGCGGCTGTTGATCTGAACAGGCGTATGGCCGAGGCAACCGCAAAACTGCGCCAGCTGGACAGTAAGATCAGGACCCTGCAGGGCAATCGTACCGGGGCGTTCAGTAATGCCCTGGATGAATCCGGCAAGATCTCCAGCCGTCTGCGCGGGGTGGAGGCGGCTCGTCTGCAGCTGAAAGACCTGCAACTGGCCTTCTACGAAGTACAGCATGCCCAGAAACGCCCGACACTGCTGATTGCACGGGGTAAGGTCAATGCTGCGATCAACAAACTGAACCAGAACGACCACCTGAAAACCACCAAGGGGGCTGCTGCTGAGATCAAACTGCTGGCTGATCGCCTGGATGAACTGCAGAAGCTGCAGGGCAACTGGTTGTCCCAAAAGGATGAGGCCACCAAAGGCAAGGTTGAAGCGTTAAGCCGTGAAATCAGCGAAAAGTTGAATTCACTCTCCCTGTCCATTGAGCAGGATGCCATCCTGGCCGGAGAGAAATATGCAGCTGAGGCAGCCCGTCAAGGCACCATGTTCGGACAATCTAATCAGGCCAACAGCATCCTGATCGCCAATTCCGAACTGATGAGCCAGGGGCTGGCCATTGAAGCCGGTTCAGCCAGGCTGTTTACTCTGAAATCCATTCCGGAGATTGATGCGGCAACACCGGCCATCCGGGCTGATTTTGCCAAGGCGGCCAGATCAATTGCGATGCTGGAGAAGGATCTGAACAAGCTGGGAGTCAAAGGAGAGCTGCAGATGCTGCGCAGCGCAGCAGCTGCGCTGACCGGGATCCAGGGCATGCTGTTGAGTGACAGCGGTATTGTGGCCACCCTGAAGAAACGGTTTGAGATGGAGCAGAAGGCGGTCCAGTCAGCCCTGAAGCTGCGTGATATCGTCATTAAGCAGGCTGAAAAAGGCAAGGAGTCGGTTTCAGCGGCCCGGGGCGAGCAGGAGAAGGCGATCGCCTCAGTCAACAAGATCGTCAAGACCAGCATCACCCTGCTGGTAATCATCAGTATCGCGGCTGCAGTTGCCGGCACCGTGATCGGCGCCTGGGTCTTTAAATCCGTATCATCCCCCCTTGCTCAGCTGATCACGGTTTCCGACCATGTTGCCGGAGGCGACCTGAAAGAGGTACAGCTGCGTTCCACCAAAGATGAGTTCGGTAAGGTGCTGTCATCCATGGGGGCCATGGTAACCAACCTGCGGGAGATGGCAGGCAAGATCTCCAACTCAACCGCAACGGTGGCCAACAGCGCCGATGAACTGGCCAACACCGCCCGAGAGCTGGAGACCGACTCCACCAGCCAGACCAGTCAGATTGAACAGTCGGTCACGGCCATGACAGAAATGGTTCAGACCATCCAGGACGTTTCACAGAACGCCCTGGCCACCTCTGATGCCGCCGGCAGGATGAAGAGCCTGGCTACAGAGGGCAAACAGGCCCTGGATCTCACCTCCCGCGAACTATTCGCCTTTGCGGAGGTGGTCAAACAGTCGGTTGCCCGGGTTGAAGCACTGGGCGAGCGGTCGGCTGCGATCAACGAGATCGTAAATATGATCAAGGATATCGCTGATCAGACCAACCTGCTGGCCCTGAATGCCGCCATTGAGGCAGCCAGGGCAGGTGACAGCGGACGCGGTTTCGCCGTGGTGGCCGACAGTGTACGCCAGCTGTCGCAGCGCACCACCGAGTCTGCCGATGAAATCGCCGCCACGGTCAAAGGGATGCAGGTTGAAGTGAGCTCATCGATTACCAGCATGCAGCATGAGCGGCAGGCGATCGACAAGATCGTGGCTGCCGTTGACAGCACCCAGGCCGCCATGGAGCAGATTGTCGGCAACGTGGAACAGGTCTTTGAGATGGTGCAGACCATTGCCACGGCCACTGAAGAACAGTCGGCCACGGCCGAGGATGTCAACCGCTCGATGCTTGCCATCCACCAGATCACCGGCAAGCTCTCAAACTCGGTTGAGCAGATCAAGCAGACCTCCGAGGCGTTTGATCAGCTGGCCCATGAACTGCAACAGATGGTGGGCTGGTTCAAGCTATAG
- a CDS encoding replication-associated recombination protein A produces the protein MNRQSALFDQSLTPPLAERMRPRSLGEFCGQEHLLGPGKALRKMIEADQLPSMIFWGPPGCGKTTLAHIIAHETSSRFVFFSAIMAGVKEIREIFKDAEAYAAGGTRTILFVDEIHRFNKAQQDAFLPAVEKGLVTIIGATTENPSFEVIAPLLSRCRVLRLKQLEADELATLLQKTLQDTEKGLGGLQLAIEDEALTFLSEAAQGDGRKALNTLEVAAGLAQDGLISLEIAQEAMQQKALLYDKGGEEHYNVISAFIKSMRGSDPDAALYWLARMLEAGEDPLFILRRMIILASEDIGNADPRALQMAVSALQAFQMVGMPEGRIILGQAVTYLATAPKSNASYLGIDAALSEVRKSGALEVPLHIRNAPTKLMKELGYHQGYQYAHDFSSGYVQQEYLPERLQGRKFYDPKGHGYEKNILERMEWLKRRGNKE, from the coding sequence ATGAACAGACAATCCGCCCTTTTTGATCAATCCCTGACGCCGCCGCTGGCAGAACGGATGCGTCCCCGCAGCCTCGGGGAGTTCTGCGGCCAGGAGCACCTGCTGGGTCCGGGCAAGGCGCTGCGCAAGATGATTGAGGCAGACCAGCTCCCCTCCATGATCTTCTGGGGCCCGCCGGGCTGCGGCAAGACCACCCTGGCCCATATCATTGCCCATGAGACCAGCTCCCGCTTCGTCTTCTTCTCCGCCATCATGGCCGGGGTCAAGGAGATCCGCGAGATCTTCAAGGATGCCGAGGCGTATGCCGCCGGCGGCACCCGCACCATCCTGTTTGTGGACGAGATCCACCGTTTCAACAAGGCCCAGCAGGATGCCTTTCTGCCTGCGGTGGAAAAAGGGCTGGTCACCATCATCGGTGCCACCACGGAAAACCCCTCCTTTGAAGTGATCGCCCCCCTGCTCTCCCGCTGCCGGGTCCTGCGCCTGAAGCAGCTTGAAGCAGACGAGCTTGCCACCCTGCTCCAGAAGACCCTGCAGGATACCGAGAAAGGGCTGGGAGGCCTGCAGCTTGCCATTGAGGACGAGGCCCTTACCTTTCTGTCTGAGGCTGCCCAAGGGGATGGCCGCAAGGCCTTGAACACCCTTGAAGTGGCAGCAGGACTGGCCCAGGACGGCCTGATCTCCCTTGAGATCGCCCAGGAGGCGATGCAGCAGAAGGCGCTGCTGTACGACAAGGGTGGCGAAGAACATTACAACGTCATCTCCGCCTTTATCAAATCCATGCGGGGCAGCGACCCGGATGCCGCCCTCTACTGGCTGGCCCGCATGCTGGAGGCAGGTGAGGATCCGCTCTTTATCCTGCGCCGGATGATCATCCTGGCCTCTGAAGATATCGGCAATGCCGATCCCCGCGCCCTGCAGATGGCGGTCTCCGCCCTGCAGGCCTTCCAGATGGTGGGGATGCCGGAAGGGCGGATTATCCTGGGGCAGGCCGTCACCTACCTGGCCACCGCCCCCAAATCCAACGCCTCCTATCTGGGGATCGATGCCGCCCTGTCGGAAGTCCGCAAATCCGGCGCACTGGAGGTACCGTTGCATATCCGCAATGCCCCCACCAAACTGATGAAGGAGCTGGGCTACCACCAGGGCTACCAGTACGCCCATGACTTCAGCAGCGGCTACGTGCAGCAGGAATACCTGCCGGAAAGGCTGCAGGGCCGGAAGTTCTATGACCCCAAAGGGCACGGCTACGAGAAGAACATCCTTGAGCGGATGGAGTGGTTGAAGAGACGGGGAAACAAGGAGTAA